A DNA window from Allokutzneria albata contains the following coding sequences:
- a CDS encoding response regulator transcription factor — MEELPKAEVTGRVLVVDDDLTVRDVVRRYLELAGHRVELAGDGEQALRMAAAHEPDLVVLDLMLPGLDGLEVCRRLREHSAVPVIMLTARGDEEDRVLGLSLGADDYVSKPFSARELALRVSSVLRRVGPRPVTAAGLSDGSLRLDLTARRVERDGRELTLTGREFDLLAFLMEHPGRAYSRADLLAEVWGWEFGDQSTVTVHVRRLREKVEADPANPVRIATVWGVGYRYDPSG, encoded by the coding sequence ATGGAGGAACTGCCGAAGGCCGAGGTCACCGGCCGGGTGCTCGTCGTCGACGACGACCTCACCGTGCGCGACGTGGTGCGTCGCTACCTCGAACTCGCCGGGCACCGCGTGGAGTTGGCCGGCGACGGGGAGCAGGCGCTGCGCATGGCCGCCGCGCACGAGCCGGACCTCGTCGTGCTCGACCTCATGCTGCCCGGCCTCGACGGCCTGGAGGTCTGCCGCCGCCTGCGCGAGCACAGCGCCGTCCCGGTCATCATGCTCACCGCGCGCGGTGATGAGGAGGACCGGGTCCTCGGTCTGTCCCTCGGCGCCGACGACTACGTCAGCAAGCCGTTCAGCGCCCGTGAGCTCGCGCTGCGGGTCTCCTCCGTGCTGCGCCGGGTCGGTCCGCGTCCGGTCACGGCTGCCGGCCTCAGCGACGGCTCGCTCCGGCTCGACCTGACCGCGCGCCGGGTCGAGCGCGACGGCCGCGAGCTGACCCTGACCGGCCGAGAGTTCGATCTGCTCGCCTTCCTCATGGAGCACCCCGGCCGCGCGTACAGCCGTGCCGATCTGCTGGCGGAGGTGTGGGGCTGGGAGTTCGGCGACCAGTCCACGGTGACGGTGCACGTGCGGCGGCTGCGCGAGAAGGTCGAGGCCGATCCGGCGAACCCCGTGCGGATCGCGACCGTGTGGGGCGTCGGTTACCGCTACGACCCATCGGGGTGA
- a CDS encoding sugar-binding protein, with protein sequence MDEPVTAEQPGPVDLGALFVGAHPDDESGALSTFGRWKAEHGVRTGVVTITRGEGGGNAVGPEEGPELGRIREAEERRAVGAVGITEVFNLDKPDFYYTVSSPLTRRAWGQEDTLGRLVRLIRQTKPEVVVTMDPAPTPGNHGNHQYSARLAVEAYRAAADPAAYPKQITEEGLRPWSVAKVFITGTTGERKLGPSCVDGLPAGQYGMWSGVPAPGTGTTWAQVERKAQREYVSQGWAGFPDVPTDPTKIGCDYFTEVASRVPGTASMLEGAVLPGALPLRTGLSVEVDRFSLVAGAAAKVRVTVTTDRVLPDAKVALSVPQGWSVSGRGELGTVVVGRPATTEFTVTAGIELGRFRLPVELSSADRRGSGTAVIEVVEPVRATQQALPQVAEFQEWAAKAGAPVLADRVPPVLTLPSGGARDIDVQVTNHGTTTQSGTVDIALPKGFTADAPSKPFTAATKTVRFTVRNTDPALPTGMKGGDYAYSLTARPQNGPVSTTKQALELVPATTIEKAAAEPTVDGAAGPDEYSGPELDVSARWEGDDCESQADCSATARLNWHGDTLYALVKVTDDKPGSTLATSDCKRHWRTDSVEITLDPRGRSENTSDTYKLAVLPRTSEGPACALRDADNHQGAAPGVKVASKTEQTGYTVEVAIPLAALPAAVDPANLGLNVLVYDSDTQNKTGQTRIGWSTWGGVQGDPYRWGRATLDRRPACGVEHQHRLSPSSECSPVTPPVLPLITLSSVDSPQSIEQSVRVGVPLGGSAKSRSAVHVVRATAKGSTADVRLMATGSGKVHVFAVDAAGRVVGDQVQDVRPGAPRLRLELSGTPAKVLVGYSDQRGATAAAVGRIESEP encoded by the coding sequence ATGGACGAGCCCGTGACCGCCGAACAACCAGGACCTGTCGACCTTGGCGCGCTCTTCGTCGGTGCGCATCCCGATGACGAGTCCGGCGCGCTGTCGACGTTCGGCCGCTGGAAGGCCGAGCACGGGGTGCGCACCGGGGTCGTCACGATCACCAGGGGCGAGGGCGGCGGCAACGCGGTCGGCCCCGAGGAAGGACCGGAGCTGGGCCGGATCCGGGAGGCCGAGGAGCGCCGCGCGGTCGGCGCGGTGGGCATCACCGAGGTCTTCAACCTGGACAAGCCGGACTTCTACTACACGGTCAGCTCGCCGCTCACGCGCCGGGCGTGGGGCCAGGAAGACACCCTGGGCAGGCTGGTGCGGCTGATCCGGCAGACCAAGCCCGAGGTCGTGGTGACCATGGACCCCGCGCCCACGCCCGGGAACCACGGCAACCACCAGTACTCCGCGCGGCTCGCGGTGGAGGCGTACCGCGCGGCGGCAGATCCGGCCGCGTACCCGAAGCAGATCACCGAGGAAGGGCTGCGGCCGTGGTCGGTCGCGAAGGTCTTCATCACCGGGACGACGGGGGAGCGCAAGCTCGGTCCGTCCTGTGTGGATGGTCTACCGGCTGGTCAGTACGGCATGTGGAGCGGTGTCCCCGCGCCGGGCACCGGCACCACGTGGGCGCAGGTGGAGCGCAAGGCCCAGCGCGAGTACGTCAGCCAGGGCTGGGCCGGTTTCCCCGATGTGCCGACCGATCCGACGAAGATCGGGTGCGACTACTTCACCGAGGTGGCCAGTCGCGTCCCTGGTACCGCGAGCATGCTCGAAGGCGCGGTGCTGCCGGGTGCGCTGCCGCTGAGGACCGGGCTTTCCGTCGAGGTGGACCGCTTCTCGCTGGTCGCGGGCGCCGCGGCGAAGGTCCGCGTCACGGTGACCACCGACCGCGTGCTGCCGGACGCGAAGGTCGCGCTGTCGGTGCCGCAGGGGTGGTCCGTCAGCGGACGCGGCGAGCTGGGCACCGTCGTGGTGGGCCGCCCGGCAACGACGGAGTTCACTGTCACCGCGGGCATAGAGCTCGGCAGGTTCAGGCTCCCCGTTGAATTGTCCAGTGCGGACCGTCGTGGCTCCGGGACAGCTGTGATCGAAGTGGTGGAGCCTGTCCGCGCCACGCAGCAGGCGTTGCCTCAGGTCGCCGAGTTCCAGGAATGGGCGGCGAAAGCGGGTGCTCCGGTCCTCGCCGACAGGGTGCCGCCGGTGTTGACCCTGCCCTCCGGCGGAGCCCGCGACATCGACGTTCAGGTGACCAATCACGGCACTACCACTCAGTCGGGAACCGTGGACATCGCTCTGCCCAAGGGATTTACGGCTGACGCGCCGAGTAAGCCCTTCACCGCGGCGACGAAGACCGTGCGCTTCACGGTTCGCAACACCGATCCCGCGCTCCCAACGGGCATGAAGGGCGGCGATTACGCGTACTCCCTCACCGCGCGCCCGCAGAACGGCCCGGTCAGCACAACGAAGCAGGCGTTGGAACTGGTCCCCGCGACCACAATCGAGAAGGCCGCAGCAGAGCCCACAGTGGACGGAGCGGCTGGCCCCGACGAATACTCCGGTCCCGAGCTGGACGTGTCCGCGCGGTGGGAGGGCGACGACTGCGAGTCCCAAGCGGACTGCTCCGCGACGGCGCGACTGAACTGGCACGGGGACACGCTCTACGCCCTGGTCAAGGTCACCGACGACAAGCCGGGCAGCACGCTGGCGACGTCGGACTGCAAGCGCCACTGGCGAACCGACTCCGTGGAGATCACCCTCGACCCACGCGGCCGGTCGGAAAACACGTCCGACACCTACAAGCTCGCTGTGCTGCCAAGGACGTCTGAAGGTCCGGCGTGCGCGCTGCGCGACGCTGACAACCACCAAGGTGCCGCGCCGGGTGTGAAGGTGGCCAGCAAGACCGAGCAGACGGGCTACACGGTCGAGGTCGCGATCCCGTTGGCCGCATTGCCCGCGGCTGTCGATCCGGCCAACCTCGGCCTGAACGTGCTGGTCTACGACTCCGACACGCAGAACAAGACCGGGCAGACCCGCATCGGCTGGTCGACCTGGGGCGGTGTGCAGGGCGATCCGTACAGATGGGGTCGCGCCACGCTTGACCGAAGACCCGCTTGCGGGGTCGAGCATCAGCACAGGCTTTCGCCGTCCTCCGAATGTTCTCCCGTGACGCCACCGGTGCTGCCCTTGATCACGCTGTCCTCCGTGGACTCACCGCAGTCCATCGAGCAGTCGGTGCGCGTCGGGGTTCCGCTCGGTGGCTCGGCGAAGTCCCGGTCCGCGGTGCACGTGGTTCGCGCGACCGCCAAGGGGTCCACTGCGGACGTCCGGTTGATGGCGACGGGGTCGGGCAAGGTGCACGTGTTCGCCGTCGACGCGGCCGGACGCGTTGTGGGCGATCAGGTTCAGGACGTGCGCCCGGGTGCGCCGCGCCTGCGGCTGGAGCTGAGCGGAACACCCGCGAAGGTGCTGGTGGGCTACTCGGACCAGCGGGGTGCCACCGCGGCGGCCGTTGGGCGGATCGAAAGCGAGCCTTAA